In Candidatus Kryptoniota bacterium, the sequence TTTGTGGACGAAATATCTCAAGCACAATCCGCGCAACCCGAAATGGTTCGATCGCGACCGGTTCGTGCTTTCGGCCGGTCATGGCTCGATGCTCCTGTATTCTCTGCTCCATCTTACCGGATATGATGTTACACTTGAAGATTTGAAGAGTTTCAGACAGTACGGAAGTATCACACCGGGTCATCCTGAATATGGAATTACGCCGGGTGTCGAGACGACGACAGGTCCACTCGGCCAGGGCCTTAGCAACGCGGTCGGGATGGCCATCGCCGAAGCATATATGGCCGCATACTTTAATCGTGAGGGGTTCAATCTCGTAGATCATTATGCGTACGTCATTGCCAGTGACGGCGACATGATGGAAGGCGTGACGAGTGAAGCGGCTTCAACCGCGGGTCATCTCAAGCTCGGCAAGCTGATCGTTTTTTACGATGATAATGGAATTACGATAGAAGGTCATACGAGCCTCGCGTTCAGCGAGGATGTACTGGCAAGATATGCGGCGTATGGCTGGCACACACAGCGCATCGAAGACGGCAACGACATCGAGGCGATAGGAAATGCGATTGAAACGGCGAAAAGTGTAACCGGCATGCCGTCGGTCATCGGAGTGAGGACGCATATCGGGTATGGTTCGCCGGGGAGACAGGACACCGCCGAAGCTCACGGTCAGCCGCTCGGCGAGAAGGAAGTAGAAGCGACGAAGAAAAATCTCGGATGGCCGCTTCAGCCGACATTTCTAATCCCCGCTGAAGCGCTGAATGTATTCAGAAAGTCTGTGGACAAAGGCCGGGAGAGCGAATCCGGATGGAATCAGCTTCTTGAAAAGTACAGGAAGCAGTTCCCCGACCTCGGCGCAGAATTCCTCGCCTGGCTTTCCGGTGATGTGCCCGCCGCCGCACTTAACGATCTCCCTGGGTTTGATCCAGCGGCCGGTGCGGTTGCGACTCGCACCGCGTCAGGAAAAGTCATGAGCGCGTTCGAACCCAAAATTAAAAATTTTCTCGGCGGCGCTGCGGACCTCTCACCCTCGACTGACACATGCGTCAAAGGGCTTGGAGACTTCTCGTCGACATCAAGGACGGGTCGCAATTTCCACTTCGGCATCCGCGAACACGGCATGGGTGCGATAATCAACGGCATGGCAGTGCACGGTGGACTGATACCGTTCGGCTCGACATTCTTTGTGTTCACGGACTACATGCGGCCGCCGATGAGGCTCGCAGCAATTTCCCATTTCAGGACTGTGTACGTCTTCACTCACGACAGCATCGGCCTGGGAGAAGACGGGCCGACCCACCAGCCTGTGGAACATTTCATGCTCATGAGGGCGATACCGAATTTCGTGATGATCAGACCTGCCGATGCGAATGAGACCGTCGAGGCGTGGAAATATATTCTCGGATACAAGAAAGGGCCGATCGCGCTCGTGCTGACGAGACAGAAGATCCCGGTCATCGACAGATCGAAATACGCGGCCGAATCCGAACTCCGGCGCGGAGCCTATGTTCTCGCCGACACCGGCAACCCGGAAGCCATCATAATAGCGACGGGAAGTGAAGTCCATGTCGCCCTTAAAGCTTACGAGGAGCTCGCGTCGAAAGGCGCAAAAGTAAGGCTCGTCAGTATGCCGAGTTGGGAAATTTTCGATACGCAGGACGCAGCGTACAGAGAATCTGTCCTTCCTGCAAAGGTCTGGCGGAGGGTTTCAATTGAGGCGGGCATTACGAAAGGTTGGAGCCGGTATGTCGGTGACCGCGGGATCAGCATCGGAGTCGACCGGTTCGGTTCGTCCGCGCCTGTTGATGTCGTAATGCGGGAATACGGAATAACAAGTGCCGCAGTCAACGAAGCAGTTGAGAAGCTCCTGAAATAGTTGCTGCTCAAAATCTAATTCAAACGAAAGCGCCATGTCGATCAAATATGAATTTGCAGCAGGAAAATACCAGTCTGACTTCTCAAGCGCGCTGACTCAATTGTCGGGCGAGAATTTCCTCGCGAGACTCTGGGAAAAAGATGGATCTCTCTGGTCTGATGAACCGGCGCATAGGGCGGTTGCACTTAACAGGCTTGGCTGGCTCAACCTTCCTTCGAGGATGATTCGGGAAGCAAGTGTTCTTGAGGATTACGCAAGCGCTGAATCTTATAGGAAATTCACTCACATCGTCCACCTCGGGATGGGAGGGAGCAGCCTCGCGCCTGAAGTCCTGTTCCGAAGTATAGCCTCTGCTGAAGGATATCCCGAGTTGACTGTTCTCGACTCAACCGATCCCGATCAGATCGAGTCGGTATTGCAGAAGATCAAATTGGAATCATCACTCTTTATCGTAGCC encodes:
- the tkt gene encoding transketolase, which gives rise to MTKTDELCINTIRFLAVDAVQKANSGHPGMPMGTAPIGYTLWTKYLKHNPRNPKWFDRDRFVLSAGHGSMLLYSLLHLTGYDVTLEDLKSFRQYGSITPGHPEYGITPGVETTTGPLGQGLSNAVGMAIAEAYMAAYFNREGFNLVDHYAYVIASDGDMMEGVTSEAASTAGHLKLGKLIVFYDDNGITIEGHTSLAFSEDVLARYAAYGWHTQRIEDGNDIEAIGNAIETAKSVTGMPSVIGVRTHIGYGSPGRQDTAEAHGQPLGEKEVEATKKNLGWPLQPTFLIPAEALNVFRKSVDKGRESESGWNQLLEKYRKQFPDLGAEFLAWLSGDVPAAALNDLPGFDPAAGAVATRTASGKVMSAFEPKIKNFLGGAADLSPSTDTCVKGLGDFSSTSRTGRNFHFGIREHGMGAIINGMAVHGGLIPFGSTFFVFTDYMRPPMRLAAISHFRTVYVFTHDSIGLGEDGPTHQPVEHFMLMRAIPNFVMIRPADANETVEAWKYILGYKKGPIALVLTRQKIPVIDRSKYAAESELRRGAYVLADTGNPEAIIIATGSEVHVALKAYEELASKGAKVRLVSMPSWEIFDTQDAAYRESVLPAKVWRRVSIEAGITKGWSRYVGDRGISIGVDRFGSSAPVDVVMREYGITSAAVNEAVEKLLK